The following coding sequences lie in one Arachis ipaensis cultivar K30076 chromosome B03, Araip1.1, whole genome shotgun sequence genomic window:
- the LOC107633077 gene encoding uncharacterized protein LOC107633077: MRQDEYAGQLVGFGARDTEGSAGMTEFQVGQQFKDKDEALLSVKTYSIRRGVQYKVVESDYRRYVGKCSEFGNGCTWLIRLSLRQRKGIWEVKRYNGPHTCLATSISSDHRSLDYHVIATFIMPMVRADASFNIKVLLNVTAAHFGFRPTYRRMWMAKQKAVAIIYGDWDESYNELPRWVLGVQLTMPGTVAVLRTCPVQVGGQVDESQAYFHRMFWTFPPCIEDGNSNILPVAFALVEGENAESWSFFLSHLRQHVTPQPGLLVISDRHNGIKAALEAPDGGWLPPAAYRAFCIRHVAANFALTFKGKDAWRLLVNAAYAKTEVEFDYWFDILRSENPAMCDWANRIEYSLWTQYCDEGRRFRHMTTNISECVNSILKGVRNLPVCSLVKATYGRLAELFVRKGREAQAQMGTGQQFSQYLVKCIEANLKTARCFTVTVYDRDNSEYTVAETTLTSSFSLGTYRVSLGSQTYDCGYFQALHFPCPHALACCAYSRLTWQPYVHEVYRLSSVFGVYQMGFTPPIQEGFWPPYVGPTVIPDLKMRRAREGRPRSTRIRTNMDDANPNRPKRCGLCRQPGHTRRSCPQAGRPTGTGGNE, encoded by the exons atgaggcaggacGAATATGCTGGGCAGCTTGTtggatttggcgctagagatACGGAAGGGTCTGCCGGtatgacagagttccaggttggtcaacAATTTAAGGATAAAGATGAGGCGCTGTTGAGTGTGAAGACGTACAGCATCcgccgaggggtacagtacaaggtagttgAGTCTGACTATCGCAGGTACGTGggaaagtgttctgagtttgggaatgggtgcacatggttgattcggttgAGTCTCCGGCAACGCAAAGGCATCTGGGAAGTCAAGCGGTACAACGGACCGCATACCTGTCTCGCCACCTCCATCTCCAGCGACCATAGGAGTTTGGACTACCATGTGATAGCGacattcattatgccaatggttagggctgacgcATCCTTCAACATCAAGGTGCTTCTAAATGTCACGGCTGCACACTTTGGCTTCAGGCCTACATATAGGAGGAtgtggatggcgaagcagaaggcggTTGCAATCATCTATGGGgactgggatgagtcgtacaaTGAGCTCCCTCGATGGGTGTTAGGAGTTCAgttgacgatgcctggtactgtAGCAGTCCTCAGGACTTGCCCTGTTCAAGTTGGGGGACAGGTGGATGAGTCTCAAGCTTATTTTCATAGGATGTTCTGGACTTTTCCCCCTTGTATCGAG gacgggaattCCAACATACTCCCTGTGGCATTCGCACTAGttgagggtgagaatgctgagtcatggtccttctttctctcccacctccGTCAGCACGTGACACCTCAGCCAGGTCTGTTAGTTATTTCAGataggcataacggcatcaaggcagCACTCGAGGCACCCGATGGGGGATGGCTACCTCCGGCTGCATACCgggcattctgcattcgacacgttGCAGCTAATTTTGCCCtcaccttcaagggcaaagatgcCTGGAGGCTTCTTGTGAACGCGGCATATGCGAAGACCGAGGTGGAGTTCGACTACTGGTTTGACATTCTGCGGTCTGAGAATCCGGCAATGTGTGACTGGGCGAACCGAATCGAGTATTCGTTGTGGACACAGTACTGTGATGAGGGTCGGAGATTCAGGCACATGACGACCAATATATCTGAGTGTGTGAATTCAATCCTGAAGGGGGTAAGGAACCTCCCTGTGTGCTCGCTGGTGAAGGCCACATACGGAAGGCTTGCGGAACTATTTGTCCGTAAGGGGAGGGAGGCCCAGGCTCAGATGGGtaccggacaacaattcagtcaatACCTGGTAAAGTGTATCGAGGCAAACCTGAAGACGgccaggtgcttcacggtgactgtTTATGACAGGGATAACTCGGAGTACACTGTAGCTGAAACGACTCTGACAAGTTCGTTCTCACTTGGTACCTACAGGGTCTCACTAGGGTCTCAGACTTATGATTGTGGATACTTCCAAGCGCTTCATTTCCCGTGTCCTCACGCACTTGCATGCTGTGCTTATTCACGTCTAACTTGGCAGCCTTACGTCCACGAAGTCTATCGCCTGAGTTCTGTTTTCGGTGTCTATCAGATGGGATTCACACCTCCCATTCAggagggtttctggccaccaTATGTCGGGCCCACCGTTATACCAGATCTGAAAATGAGGCGTGCGAGGGAGGGTCGGCCGAGGTCTACTCGCATACGCACCAACATGGATGATGCAAATCCGAACCGGCCAAAGAGATGTGGCCTCTGCAGGCAACCAGGACACACTCGTCGGAGTTGTCCGCAGGCCGGACGACCCACAGGCACAGGGGGGAATGAATAG
- the LOC107633076 gene encoding protein FAR1-RELATED SEQUENCE 5-like has protein sequence MQLPFTDEEAVYRFYKTYAMMHGFAVRLDEVRRDSDGSVIMRQIVCNRAGFRKEEVEGPPTLTRSCCRVRIRARLDTKIQKWKVVSFYEEHSHELVAPLDVSMMPEYCTFSVSDKAQAKNLHDIGIRTCHILGYLAAQKGGYVDLSFNQKDMYNLITQHRNEKVKGGDANAAISYLRGKVGNESYFFGKFTLSNENRLENLFWADGTSHIDYECFGDVLTFDSTYNRNVYNKPLVIFSGSNHHGQTVIFGCGLLVNEDIGSYKWLLETFFGSNGENACEKVKNSGFLNDFKKLIYANVSVEEFQVMWTTSHCEGINSLIKAYVRKKDTLLEFINNMETVVSHYRNNERVAEFNSKYTDPVLVTSLPTLEDFAAKTFTHNMFREVRKEIEGACAMTSSVTVLEC, from the exons ATGCAACTTCCGTTTACAGATGAGGAAGCTGTTTATCGATTCTATAAGACTTATGCAATGATGCACGGTTTCGCTGTGAGGTTGGATGAAGTCAGACGCGATAGCGATGGTTCCGTAATTATGCGCCAAATTGTTTGCAATCGGGCGGGCTTTAGAAAGGAAGAGGTTGAGGGACCACCGACCCTAACTCGAAGTTGTTGCCGGGTGAGAATTCGTGCAAGACTAGATACAAAAATTCAGAAATGGAAGGTTGTTTCGTTCTACGAAGAGCACTCTCATGAATTAGTTGCTCCACTCGACGTTAGCATGATGCCTGAGTATTGCACATTCAGTGTCTCGGATAAAGCTCAGGCAAAGAATTTACACGACATAGGCATCAGGACCTGTCACATCTTGGGATACTTGGCTGCTCAAAAAGGTGGATATGTAGACTTGTCATTCAACCAAAAAGATATGTACAACCTCATTACTCAACATAGGAATGAAAAGGTGAAGGGTGGTGATGCAAATGCTGCAATAAGCTACCTGAGAGGTAAAGTTGGGAATGAATCTTATTTCTTTGGCAAGTTCACATTAAGTAATGAGAATCGATTGGAAAATTTGTTCTGGGCTGATGGGACTAGCCATATTGATTATGAGTGCTTTGGGGATGTCTTGACATTTGATTCGACTTACAATAGGAATGTCTACAATAAACCACTTGTGATATTTTCTGGTAGCAATCATCATGGGCAGACTGTCATATTTGGTTGTGGTCTTCTTGTTAATGAGGATATTGGTTCATACAAGTGGCTCTTGGAAACATTTTTTGGAAGCAATGGGGA GAATGCATGCGAGAAGGTTAAGAACAGTGGATTTCTAAACGACTTCAAGAAATTGATTTATGCCAATGTGAGTGTTGAAGAGTTTCAGGTCATGTG GACAACATCCCACTGTGAAGGGATTAACTCTCTAATAAAAGCATATGTGAGAAAGAAAGATACCCTTCTTGAATTCATCAATAACATGGAGACCGTGGTTAGCCATTACAGGAACAATGAAAGAGTCGCAGAGTTCAATAGTAAATATACCGATCCAGTACTTGTGACTTCTTTGCCGACACTTGAAGATTTTGCTGCAAAGACTTTCACTCATAATATGTTCCGGGAGGTCAGAAAGGAAATTGAGGGTGCTTGTGCAATGACTTCAAGTGTAACAGTTTTGGAGTGCTAA
- the LOC107633078 gene encoding protein MAIN-LIKE 1-like: MGDDPGRLYRLDGVAHIAGVINDEPRRCISSVRRQQGMRLDERYVPYLQMAGLYHLARLNDRWFRLDEPLVSALVERWRPETHTFHMPFGECTITLQDVAYQLGLPVDGHYVSGCLKDFHLYIEGGRPAWTWFHELLGVLPPENQIKKFAVNCTWFQETFGECPDGADDETVRRFARAYIMVLLGTQLFADKSGNHMW, encoded by the exons atgggggacgatccggggaGGCTTTATCGTTTGGATGGAGTTGCTCATATCGCTGGGgtgatcaacgacgag CCTCGGCGTTGCATATCCAGCGTTAGGCGGCAGCAGGGGATGCGTCTTGATGAGAgatacgttccgtacttgcagatggccggcTTGTACCATCTTGCGAGACTGAACGACAGATGGTTCCGACTAGACGAGCCTCTAGTCAGTGCATTGGTGGAGAGGTGGCGGCCTGAGACACACACCTTCcacatgccgttcggagagtgcaccatCACGCTTCAGGACGTCGCATACCAGCTGGGGTTGCCGGTGGACGGTCATTACGTTAGTGGTTGTCTGAAAGACTTCCACCTATACATTGAGGGTGGGAGGCCTGCTTGGACGTGGTTCCATGAGTTGCTCGGTGTCTTACCTCctgaaaaccaaattaaaaaattCGCAGTCAACTGCACATGGTTCCAGGAGACATTTGGAGAGTGTCCCGACGGGGCTGACGATGAGACAGTTAGGCGCTTTGCCCGTGCCTATATCATGGTGTTGTTGGGGACGcagctgtttgccgacaagtccggcaaTC ACATGTGGTAA